In Brettanomyces bruxellensis chromosome 8, complete sequence, a genomic segment contains:
- a CDS encoding uncharacterized protein (BUSCO:EOG09260S2Z) — MANEADEENIVKVFVSGGNTQVVHFRDSDHLYACSNGIVKIFDQNRPDLEPEVMDIAGGMRSFEVGPAGRALVASQSGECKMYDLKAQKETATLQRSPLGMTSAVFTHSGTMALCGGLEGKLWLVDVQGEEHQVKNTTSAGDQIFGISYNNVGDLAAISLANGDLAVYSYTAVEPRLVHTFSTLLVAKKALGGGQNGEKAAGELFGEGGEEDAFDDDLEADILQAKDGKVPQEAEMEGLATVRPDWHPDGDLLAIPTRTREIAVFDRADFSRPAFKFPARNAHRGPVVDVRWSPDGKLLASVGLDKRLKVWNLEKKRQVMARELPMVPSSLTWGRSSAEVVVGMTSGNVAWYSVGDNAGMVLSEAEEEEGEDELHGEEAEGEGEGEGDEEEDEEGGKDEAAEYGKDTKIANFVKDTPPYTKNTTKESKNAEEASENEGGLFGDSEDDFIVDDDGAGYTEGRRGVEEVGSGKTRPAKRRKLQGEHGGSLQALAGIPGPYSPGCTPWASGRRYMTMNPVGYAWSVSQDGYNTVTVTFFDRSMQKEYHFRDFDGLDVASMDADGILLASSGVGEHQGGQKRPRGKVEACILYKKHDQSRGWRRKVGLQPGEFITAVSLGPSAAFVCTSRGYVRRYSLFGRLERLEKLPPVLACISSSKYLFTVIYNSPYSLGFNLQSLDGRYLQRNESLPVCGAGLAPQMHPIRGLFFSSDGDPCVVGQDNVVLVLSRWRDPLQACWMPILDAKAGLARISAGSGVSAWPLGLFGDKFCFVAIRSSRYPTFPLALPSEMPVRVPVGEGDGEEDSENENSKDNSKDNGKNGNSPEEELMRTIVQAELLNDAISNDDVEDETAEERLAALSVRYDAALLRQVGQSCNRGDILDAFYLVTKLRDDRALAAAAKMAERLELAGLVDKINRLRETRMQIEGE; from the coding sequence ATGGCGAACGAGgcagatgaagaaaacattGTGAAGGTGTTTGTTTCCGGGGGAAACACGCAGGTGGTTCATTTTAGAGATTCAGACCATTTGTACGCATGTTCAAACGGAATagtgaagatatttgaCCAAAATCGGCCAGATTTGGAGCCCGAGGTGATGGATATTGCCGGGGGTATGAGGAGCTTTGAAGTGGGGCCGGCGGGCCGGGCGCTTGTGGCGTCACAGAGCGGAGAGTGCAAGATGTATGACTTAAAAGCTCAAAAAGAGACGGCCACACTTCAACGATCACCACTAGGAATGACGTCGGCCGTTTTTACGCACAGCGGCACCATGGCACTCTGCGGGGGTCTGGAGGGCAAGCTGTGGCTCGTGGATGTGCAAGGGGAGGAGCATCAGGTGAAAAACACGACGAGTGCTGGGGACCAGATTTTTGGTATTTCGTACAATAATGTTGGAGATCTCGCGGCTATTTCGCTTGCCAACGGGGATCTCGCGGTGTACTCGTACACGGCGGTGGAGCCGCGGCTGGTGCACACGTTCAGCACGCTGCTGGTGGCGAAAAAGGCACTCGGGGGCGGGCAAAACGGCGAAAAAGCAGCCGGCGAGCTTTTTGGGGAAGGCGGCGAAGAAGACGCGTTTGACGATGATTTGGAGGCGGACATCCTGCAGGCGAAGGACGGCAAGGTGCCCCAGGAGGCGGAGATGGAGGGCCTTGCGACGGTTCGGCCGGATTGGCACCCGGACGGCGATTTATTGGCGATTCCAACACGCACCAGGGAGATCGCTGTTTTCGACCGGGCAGACTTCTCGAGGCCGGCATTCAAGTTCCCAGCACGAAATGCACACCGTGGACCGGTCGTGGACGTGAGGTGGAGCCCGGACGGCAAGCTACTTGCGAGTGTGGGCCTGGATAAGAGGTTGAAAGTGTGgaatttggagaaaaagaggcaGGTGATGGCGAGAGAGCTCCCGATGGTGCCGTCGAGCCTCACGTGGGGGCGGAGCTCTGCCGAGGTGGTTGTGGGCATGACGTCGGGCAATGTGGCGTGGTATTCGGTGGGCGATAATGCCGGAATGGTGCTTTCTGAGGctgaggaggaggagggaGAAGATGAGTTACACggagaagaagcagaaggagaaggagaaggagaaggagatgaagaagaagatgaagaaggtgGAAAAGATGAGGCTGCAGAGTACGGCAAGGACACCAAGATCGCCAACTTTGTGAAAGATACACCGCCATACACCAAAAACACAACTAAAGAGTCTAAGAATGCAGAGGAGGCCAGCGAGAACGAGGGAGGGCTTTTCGGGGACAGCGAGGACGATTTCATCGTTGATGATGACGGCGCCGGGTACACGGAGGGCAGGCGTGGCGTGGAAGAGGTGGGCAGCGGGAAAACGCGGCCGgcaaagagaagaaagctgCAGGGGGAGCATGGAGGCAGTCTGCAGGCACTGGCAGGCATCCCCGGCCCGTATTCGCCCGGGTGCACGCCGTGGGCCAGCGGCCGGCGGTACATGACGATGAACCCGGTGGGATATGCGTGGTCGGTGAGCCAGGACGGCTACAATACGGTAACTGTGACTTTTTTCGACCGCAGCATGCAGAAGGAGTACCACTTCCGGGATTTCGACGGGCTGGACGTCGCGTCGATGGACGCAGACGGCATTCTGCTGGCCTCTAGCGGCGTGGGCGAGCACCAGGGAGGCCAAAAGAGGCCCCGTGGTAAAGTTGAGGCCTGCATTTTGTACAAAAAGCACGATCAGAGCCGGGGATGGCGGCGGAAAGTCGGTCTCCAGCCTGGAGAGTTCATCACAGCCGTCTCTCTGGGGCCCAGCGCGGCGTTCGTGTGCACATCGCGGGGCTATGTGCGGCGATACAGCCTGTTTGGCCGGCTGGAGCGTCTGGAGAAGCTGCCACCCGTTTTGGCGTGCATCAGCAGCTCAAAGTACCTCTTTACGGTTATCTACAACTCGCCGTACAGCCTGGGATTCAACCTGCAGAGCCTGGACGGCCGGTACTTGCAGAGAAACGAGAGTTTGCCGGTCTGTGGGGCCGGTCTGGCACCCCAAATGCATCCAATAAGGggtcttttcttctcttcgGACGGCGATCCGTGCGTCGTGGGCCAGGATAACGTGGTCTTGGTGTTGTCGCGGTGGAGAGACCCGCTTCAGGCATGCTGGATGCCCATTTTGGACGCCAAGGCCGGCTTGGCACGCATCTCTGCAGGTTCCGGCGTCAGCGCCTGGCCCTTGGGGCTGTTTGGCGACAAATTCTGCTTTGTTGCCATTCGGAGCTCCCGCTACCCGACATTTCCGTTGGCTTTACCCTCGGAAATGCCCGTCCGGGTTCCGGTGGGTGAGGGAGATGGTGAAGAGGAtagtgaaaatgaaaacagCAAAGATAACAGCAAAGATAACGGCAAAAACGGCAACTCTCCTGAAGAGGAACTCATGCGCACAATCGTCCAGGCCGAACTTCTTAACGACGCAATCTCAAACGACGACGTGGAGGACGAAACTGCAGAGGAGAGGCTTGCTGCACTTAGTGTTCGGTATGATGCCGCCTTGTTGAGGCAGGTGGGCCAGTCCTGCAACCGCGGAGACATTCTAGATGCATTCTATCTAGTCACCAAGCTCCGGGACGACCGGGCTTTGGCAGCTGCTGCAAAGATGGCCGAGAGACTGGAGTTGGCCGGTTTGGTGGATAAGATAAACAGATTAAGAGAGACGCGGATGCAGATAGAGGGGGAGTAG
- a CDS encoding uncharacterized protein (BUSCO:EOG092640IZ), translating into MTRYVGCIDIHGGKVKQIVGGTLNQDDTEQSKNTCKSNLETNFVSEKSSSYYAKLYEEHGITRTHVIKLGSLEENNKVAIEALKAWPKHLQIGGGINDTNARYWIQQGADKVIVTSWLFPKGQFDKSRLERISQLVGKEHLVVDLSCRRNTEGQWVVAINKWQTLTQVVLSRETFELFERYCSEFLVHAADVEGLCKGIDQELVAKLAEWCTSPIVYAGGAKSIDDLKLVDKLSHGRVDLTFGSALDLFGGKLVRFEDCCRWNQQLEGPRIN; encoded by the coding sequence ATGACCCGCTACGTCGGATGTATAGATATTCACGGCGGAAAAGTCAAGCAAATAGTGGGCGGAACATTAAATCAGGATGATACCGAACAGAGCAAGAATACTTGCAAGTCGAACCTAGAAACGAATTTCGTGAGCGAaaaatcttcatcataCTATGCAAAACTATACGAGGAGCACGGAATAACAAGAACACACGTGATCAAGCTTGGATCActggaagaaaacaacaaagtGGCAATTGAAGCATTAAAAGCGTGGCCCAAGCATTTGCAGATAGGAGGAGGCATAAATGACACAAACGCGAGGTACTGGATACAGCAGGGTGCAGACAAGGTGATTGTGACGTCGTGGCTCTTCCCAAAAGGGCAATTCGACAAGTCTCGACTCGAGAGAATCTCGCAACTGGTCGGCAAAGAGCATTTGGTGGTCGATCTCAGCTGTCGGCGCAATACAGAAGGCCAATGGGTAGTCGCCATCAACAAATGGCAGACTTTGACACAGGTGGTATTGAGCAGGGAGACTTTTGAGTTATTCGAGAGGTACTGCTCGGAATTCCTCGTTCATGCAGCTGATGTTGAAGGCCTTTGCAAGGGCATTGACCAGGAGTTGGTGGCCAAGCTTGCAGAATGGTGCACTTCACCAATTGTGTATGCTGGGGGAGCCAAATCGATCGATGACTTGAAGTTGGTTGATAAATTGAGCCACGGAAGGGTTGATTTGACTTTCGGCAGTGCTCTAGATCTATTTGGCGGCAAGCTGGTCCGTTTTGAGGACTGCTGTAGGTGGAATCAGCAGCTGGAAGGGCCGAGAATTAACTGA
- the RPB3 gene encoding 45 kDa subunit of RNA polymerase II (BUSCO:EOG09263PXH), which yields MSNKEPQVTIRKAGRDDVDFILSDVDLSLANSIRRTMLAEVPTLAIDLVDIKRNTSVLADEFLAHRLGLVPLESEDIDQLKYTRDCTCEDHCEKCSVTLQLKARCDSDETMNVYSSHLVVISANTGLNLGQPVIRDPQKKGVLICKLKRHQELNIVCIAKKGIAKEHAKWSPCSAIGFEYDPWNKLRHTDYWYEEDEAKEWPKSANCDWEEPPVPGEKFDYNKKPTRFYMNVETTGVLKPNEVFSKGCTELQKKVANIVFELDKLDHKEREQQRDGAEDGYAAVGDGNMQDDAAFGDMESSGRW from the coding sequence ATGTCGAACAAAGAACCACAGGTGACTAtaagaaaagcaggaagAGACGATGTCGATTTTATACTCTCGGACGTGGATCTGTCGCTTGCCAACTCGATTAGAAGAACGATGTTGGCGGAGGTGCCGACTCTTGCAATTGATTTGGTTGACATTAAAAGAAACACTAGTGTTTTGGCAGACGAGTTTTTGGCACACAGATTGGGACTAGTCCCACTCGAAAGTGAGGACATCGACCAGCTCAAGTACACAAGAGACTGCACGTGCGAGGATCACTGCGAGAAGTGTTCAGTGACATTGCAATTAAAGGCCAGATGTGACTCAGACGAGACGATGAACGTCTACTCGAGCCATTTGGTGGTCATCAGTGCAAACACAGGCCTGAATTTGGGCCAGCCGGTGATCAGGGACCCCCAGAAGAAGGGTGTGCTTATCTGCAAGTTGAAAAGACACCAGGAGTTGAATATTGTGTGCATTGCAAAGAAAGGAATAGCAAAAGAGCATGCGAAATGGTCTCCATGTTCGGCAATAGGTTTTGAGTACGATCCCTGGAACAAGCTCAGGCATACCGATTACTGGTATGAGGAGGATGAGGCCAAGGAGTGGCCCAAATCGGCAAACTGCGACTGGGAGGAGCCACCTGTCCCCGGTGAGAAATTCGACTACAACAAAAAGCCAACCAGATTCTACATGAATGTCGAAACGACCGGCGTGTTGAAGCCCAACGAGGTTTTCTCTAAAGGCTGCACCGAATTGCAGAAGAAGGTGGCCAATATTGTCTTTGAACTTGATAAGCTGGACCACAAAGAGCGTGAACAGCAGAGAGATGGGGCTGAGGATGGATATGCTGCTGTGGGTGATGGAAATATGCAGGATGATGCTGCATTTGGCGACATGGAGTCTTCGGGAAGATGGTGA
- a CDS encoding uncharacterized protein (BUSCO:EOG09264ABT) gives MTSIVPFQATDLFDLNPINLDPLTENFYIYFYLQYLSDWPTLFYKSTSALDEPTGYILAKTEGQVLKKEWHAHISAVTIDPNYRRIGLGSYLCQMLETYTQDEKPYYAFFIDLFVKCNNTLAINFYEKLGYSVFRRVVGYYGPPGRIPSKSRLNDEIDAFDMRKSLKRDKAHECVRKAGRRYHVLPQDVVF, from the coding sequence ATGACGTCGATTGTTCCGTTTCAGGCAACCGACTTGTTTGATCTCAACCCGATCAACTTGGACCCGCTCACCGAAAATTTCTACATTTACTTCTATCTGCAGTATTTGTCAGATTGGCCAACCCTTTTCTACAAATCAACATCTGCGCTTGATGAACCCACAGGGTACATATTGGCAAAAACAGAGGGTCAGGTACTCAAGAAAGAGTGGCATGCACACATTTCAGCGGTGACCATCGACCCAAACTACAGACGAATCGGATTGGGTTCCTATTTGTGCCAAATGCTCGAGACATACACCCAGGACGAAAAACCGTACTATGCGTTTTTCATCGATTTATTCGTCAAGTGTAACAACACATTGGCGATCAACTTCTATGAAAAGTTGGGCTACTCGGTATTCCGGCGTGTGGTAGGGTACTATGGGCCACCTGGAAGAATTCCTAGTAAAAGCAGGTTAAACGATGAGATAGATGCATTTGACATGAGGAAAAGCCTCAAAAGGGACAAGGCTCACGAGTGTGTGAGGAAGGCGGGACGCCGGTATCACGTGCTTCCGCAGGATGTTGTGTTTTAG